Proteins encoded by one window of Antechinus flavipes isolate AdamAnt ecotype Samford, QLD, Australia chromosome 4, AdamAnt_v2, whole genome shotgun sequence:
- the NOG gene encoding noggin, with protein MERCPSLGVTLYAVVVVLGLRAGPAGCQHYLHIRPAPSDNLPLVDLIEHPDPIFDPKEKDLNETLLRSLLGGHYDPGFMATAPPEDRPGGGGGAAGGGEDLAELDQLLRQRPSGAMPSEIKGLEFSEGLPPGKKHRLSKKLRRKLQMWLWSQTFCPVLYAWNDLGSRFWPRYVKVGSCFSKRSCSVPEGMVCKPAKSVHLTVLRWRCQRRGGQRCGWIPIQYPIISECKCSC; from the coding sequence ATGGAGCGGTGCCCCAGCCTGGGGGTCACCCTGTACGCCGTGGTGGTGGTACTGGGGCTCCGGGCGGGGCCGGCGGGCTGCCAACACTACCTCCACATCCGCCCGGCCCCCAGCGACAACCTGCCCCTGGTGGACCTTATCGAGCATCCGGACCCTATCTTTGACCCCAAGGAGAAGGATCTAAACGAGACTTTACTCCGCTCCCTGCTTGGGGGTCACTACGACCCGGGCTTCATGGCCACCGCGCCTCCTGAAGACCGGCCAGGCGGGGGTGGGGGAGCCGCCGGGGGCGGCGAGGACCTGGCAGAGCTGGACCAGCTGCTGCGGCAGCGGCCGTCGGGGGCCATGCCGAGCGAGATCAAAGGGCTGGAGTTCTCCGAGGGCTTGCCCCCGGGCAAGAAACACCGGCTTAGCAAGAAGCTACGCAGGAAGTTGCAGATGTGGCTCTGGTCGCAGACCTTCTGCCCAGTACTCTACGCGTGGAACGACCTGGGCAGCCGCTTCTGGCCCCGCTACGTGAAAGTGGGCAGCTGCTTCAGCAAGCGCTCTTGCTCCGTGCCGGAGGGCATGGTCTGCAAGCCGGCCAAGTCGGTGCACCTCACTGTGCTGCGGTGGCGGTGCCAGCGGCGAGGGGGACAGCGTTGCGGCTGGATCCCCATCCAGTACCCCATCATTTCGGAATGCAAGTGCTCTTGCTAG